The Daphnia pulicaria isolate SC F1-1A chromosome 12, SC_F0-13Bv2, whole genome shotgun sequence genome contains a region encoding:
- the LOC124316706 gene encoding uncharacterized protein K02A2.6-like: MSVIGSIGDMPRDYMIIDIPDDEIQHLSHAQLIALVHEQSQKFRTAMERERSAHDSELEAHMEEDRLRRSDVRPRSHSEVPDELDRDRHRERRRPINVSCIDKMAGDISYRDFLTWRNKWDDFCYLQRIAEYPIREQAAALRMTLSLEMLQTVEMVLDISPYDLLSADEILAQIAHYIRKKRSVALDRVEFEEYRQDHGATFDEFYIGLQRIAKCADLCQHCFDQRMTTRVMSGICDQEVRKKLLAITPFPSLQTAVDLCRSEEAAGKNESLLSRSGATSVNVVKQPEEKGNRSRTHFHRRGEHRDGLRCGNCGHPPHDSGKDCPAKGRECHNCGKPGHFSTVCDKHKARSEKQDSSVKKLASIRLAHVAAARRAPTIQIGIHNRSGGHLYTATAIPDSGAEATVASMAILRLMGEDVNNLLQNGVDSLTAANNSSLECAGRLELQLHYRGRSVTTSILFSPEHDGMLLSWFVCVELGLLPPCYPEPIMINTIVTASPPPIDMSDIPALEQKLLSDFEDVFDEEGPLKTMAGPPMSIELLPDAVPFAVSGARPIPYALRDRAKQMLDDMEANQIIAPVTEPTLWTHPMVIVEEPNGKLRFCADLTKLNQYVKRPYYPLVSPKDAVSSIASGAKVFSTFDARHGYWQIPLDEESQLLTTFITPWGRYKFLRGPMGLSSTGDEFCRRMAAALGHLPNLHCVVDDLLAAHADLPTHYNAVREILTACRENKITLGAAKFKFAANSVPFAGYVVGSDGIAADPEKLSAIADFPRPVNITQLRSFLGLVGQLADFSDEISAAAGPLRPLLRQGNQFVWSADQEKAFETVKRALISPPVLANFDPSAETVLQTDASRKNGLGYVLLHRQGDHWKLIQCGSRFVSDTESRYAMVELELLAVVWATKKCHLYLVGLPKFTLVVDHQPLVTILDRYTLDCVENPRLQRLKEKLQRYVFQTVWRRGKDHAIPDALSRAPVADPMPDDMLIRSLDDQARVTIFNIVAAIESDEDVEPASHLPDPLLADLRSAASSDDEYCALIAAVQDVFPSRQEEWPISIRGFWKIRNDLWTDDGLVLYNSRIVIPPSKRAETLRKLHSAHQGIERTKRRARQLVYWPGLTSDITNMVRACETCQKALPSLQREPLMSDPSPTRVFEDVSVDIFCHAGNHYLIYADRLSGWPAVFEFVKRDLCSRDVIRSCMRCFADFGVPVRVRSDGGTNLTSAEILNFFKNWGVISVNSTPHYPQSNGHAEAAVKAMKNLVQKAAPNGHLDTDAFQQGLLEWRNTPREAGLSPAEIVFGHPIRSILPAHHTAFANKWRELMDLSDRLDDQAERVKAAYDQHARPLRPLRVGDSVRVQDADSKRWDKQGIIVSVGESRDYRVKMQSGRIYWRNRKFLRLVYPPLATDADPAAPSPAIDTNPEEPGPLPPPDHSSNQRRRRVNFDLPPRRSNRNRHPKVPHDA, from the coding sequence ATGTCTGTCATCGGCAGTATTGGCGATATGCCACGAGACTATATGATCATTGACATTCCCGACGATGAAATCCAGCACCTCTCTCACGCCCAACTCATCGCTTTAGTGCACGAGCAAAGTCAGAAATTCCGAACGGCCATGGAACGCGAAAGGTCGGCTCATGACTCAGAGCTTGAGGCTCACATGGAAGAAGATCGCCTTCGTCGATCCGATGTTCGTCCCAGAAGCCATAGTGAAGTGCCGGACGAACTTGACCGTGATCGCCATCGCGAACGTCGCCGCCCAATCAACGTGTCGTGCATCGATAAAATGGCGGGTGATATTTCTTACCGTGACTTTTTGACTTGGCGCAACAAGTGGGACGATTTTTGTTATCTTCAACGGATTGCTGAATATCCGATACGTGAACAAGCTGCTGCATTGCGTATGACTCTGTCCTTGGAAATGCTGCAGACGGTCGAGATGGTACTTGATATCTCTCCTTACGACCTCTTATCGGCAGATGAAATTCTTGCACAGATCGCACATTACATTCGGAAGAAACGCAGTGTAGCCTTAGATCGCGTCGAGTTTGAAGAATACCGTCAAGACCACGGCGCCACTTTCGACGAGTTTTATATTGGACTGCAACGCATCGCCAAGTGTGCTGATTTATGCCAACATTGCTTTGATCAGCGTATGACAACGCGTGTCATGAGTGGCATCTGTGACCAGGAGGTGCGTAAAAAACTGCTCGCTATCACACCGTTCCCATCGCTACAGACCGCAGTTGATCTATGCCGCAGTGAAGAAGCGGCCGGCAAAAACGAATCTTTGTTGAGCCGTTCTGGTGCGACTTCAGTGAACGTGGTAAAACAGCCGGAGGAAAAGGGAAATCGATCCCGCACGCATTTTCACCGCCGTGGAGAACACAGGGATGGACTCAGGTGCGGAAATTGTGGCCACCCCCCTCATGATTCTGGCAAAGATTGCCCAGCTAAAGGTAGAGAATGTCATAATTGCGGCAAGCCGGGTCATTTTTCGACGGTTTGTGACAAGCATAAAGCTAGGAGCGAGAAACAGGACTCAAGCGTCAAGAAACTCGCAAGCATTCGCCTCGCACACGTCGCAGCTGCACGTCGTGCCCCAACCATCCAGATCGGTATTCATAATCGGTCGGGTGGACACCTCTACACCGCCACCGCTATTCCGGACAGCGGCGCGGAAGCAACGGTAGCCAGTATGGCAATTCTTCGATTGATGGGTGAAGACGTCAATAATCTGTTGCAGAACGGTGTCGATAGCCTGACAGCGGCCAATAATTCGTCACTGGAATGTGCCGGTCGTCTCGAACTGCAGTTACACTACAGAGGCCGATCAGTTACTACATCCATCTTGTTCAGCCCCGAGCATGACGGAATGCTGCTTTCTTGGTTCGTGTGTGTAGAACTAGGCCTTCTTCCACCCTGCTATCCGGAACCCATCATGATAAATACAATTGTCACCGCCTCTCCACCTCCAATCGACATGTCAGATATCCCAGCTTTGGAACAAAAGCTCTTGTCTGACTTTGAAGATGTCTTCGACGAGGAAGGCCCGTTGAAAACGATGGCGGGCCCGCCAATGTCAATTGAATTACTGCCGGACGCCGTTCCTTTTGCAGTAAGCGGTGCTAGACCAATTCCATATGCCTTGCGTGATAGGGCTAAGCAAATGCTGGATGACATGGAAGCCAACCAAATCATTGCCCCTGTCACCGAACCAACGCTGTGGACTCATCCAATGGTAATCGTCGAAGAGCCGAACGGAAAATTGCGGTTCTGTGCTGACCTGACGAAACTCAACCAGTACGTGAAACGCCCTTATTACCCGTTAGTTTCGCCAAAAGACGCTGTATCAAGCATCGCCAGCGGTGCAAAAGTTTTTAGCACGTTTGACGCCCGACATGGATATTGGCAGATTCCGCTGGATGAAGAGAGCCAACTCCTGACCACCTTTATCACCCCGTGGGGGCGATACAAATTCTTACGTGGACCGATGGGCCTCTCATCAACAGGCGACGAGTTCTGCCGTAGGATGGCAGCGGCACTAGGTCATTTGCCAAATCTTCATTGCGTCGTCGACGATTTGTTAGCCGCCCATGCTGATCTACCGACTCACTACAATGCTGTCCGGGAGATTCTGACCGCATgccgagaaaataaaatcacccTCGGCGCGGCCAAATTCAAGTTCGCGGCCAACTCGGTACCTTTCGCCGGATATGTTGTAGGCAGTGACGGCATTGCTGCTGACCCAGAAAAGCTATCGGCGATTGCTGATTTTCCACGCCCGGTCAATATCACTCAGCTGCGATCATTTCTTGGTTTGGTCGGTCAGCTGGCCGACTTTTCCGATGAAATTTCAGCTGCCGCCGGTCCATTGCGGCCGCTCCTACGCCAAGGCAATCAATTTGTGTGGTCAGCTGACCAAGAAAAAGCTTTTGAGACCGTCAAACGCGCTTTAATATCCCCTCCCGTCTTGGCGAACTTCGACCCATCAGCTGAAACAGTTCTGCAGACGGACGCATCAAGAAAAAATGGCCTCGGATACGTTTTGTTACATCGCCAGGGCGACCATTGGAAGCTCATTCAGTGTGGTTCGAGATTTGTTTCAGATACCGAGAGCCGCTATGCTATGGTCGAACTGGAGCTGTTGGCGGTTGTTTGGGCTACAAAAAAGTGCCATCTTTACCTGGTCGGCCTCCCGAAATTTACCCTCGTCGTCGATCATCAGCCGTTAGTAACGATCTTGGACCGTTATACACTGGATTGTGTCGAGAACCCCCGTCTGCAGCGTCTAAAGGAGAAGTTACAGCGCTACGTCTTCCAAACCGTTTGGCGCCGTGGTAAAGACCACGCCATCCCTGACGCGCTTTCCCGCGCGCCCGTTGCTGACCCAATGCCcgacgatatgttaattcgaagTCTTGACGACCAGGCACGCGTCACAATTTTCAACATCGTTGCAGCTATCGAGTCAGATGAAGACGTTGAACCAGCCTCACACTTGCCAGATCCCCTGCTGGCCGATCTACGTTCCGCAGCGTCGTCAGACGATGAATATTGCGCCTTGATAGCCGCAGTCCAGGACGTGTTCCCTTCGCGCCAAGAAGAGTGGCCGATTTCAATCCGCGGATTCTGGAAGATCCGCAACGATCTGTGGACCGATGACGGCCTAGTGTTATACAACAGCCGTATAGTGATCCCCCCCTCCAAACGTGCCGAAACATTACGCAAATTACATTCTGCGCATCAGGGCATAGAGCGCACAAAACGTCGTGCCCGTCAACTCGTCTATTGGCCAGGCCTAACCAGCGACATCACCAACATGGTGAGAGCGTGTGAAACATGCCAAAAGGCGTTACCAAGCCTCCAACGCGAACCTCTCATGTCTGATCCCAGCCCAACGCGCGTGTTTGAGGACGTCTCCGTCGACATTTTTTGTCACGCCGGCAACCATTATTTGATCTATGCTGATCGGTTATCGGGTTGGCCGGCAGTGTTCGAATTCGTGAAACGTGATCTTTGTTCCCGCGACGTGATTCGGTCGTGCATGCGGTGCTTCGCTGATTTCGGTGTTCCCGTCCGAGTACGTTCTGATGGTGGCACCAACCTGACATCGGCTGAAATcctaaattttttcaagaacTGGGGCGTAATTTCCGTCAATTCGACACCCCATTACCCTCAATCTAATGGCCATGCAGAAGCGGCCGTCAAGGCTATGAAGAATCTGGTCCAAAAAGCAGCCCCAAACGGCCATCTGGACACCGACGCCTTCCAACAGGGCCTATTGGAGTGGCGCAACACCCCCCGTGAAGCTGGTCTATCGCCGGCCGAAATTGTCTTCGGCCATCCCATCCGATCCATTCTGCCGGCACATCACACCGCTTTTGCCAACAAGTGGCGCGAGCTGATGGACTTATCGGACCGCCTGGACGATCAAGCCGAACGTGTGAAAGCCGCATACGACCAGCATGCACGCCCATTACGTCCGCTACGAGTTGGTGACTCTGTCCGTGTCCAAGACGCTGATTCTAAGCGCTGGGACAAGCAAGGCATCATTGTGTCAGTCGGCGAAAGCCGCGACTACCGCGTCAAAATGCAAAGTGGCCGGATTTACTGGCGAAACAGAAAATTCCTCCGCCTTGTTTACCCCCCGCTCGCCACCGATGCCGACCCAGCTGCCCCGTCACCCGCAATCGACACGAATCCGGAGGAGCCCGGTCCACTGCCTCCGCCGGATCATTCGTCAAACCAGCGCCGCCGTCGGGTTAATTTTGATCTCCCCCCTCGTCGCAGCAACCGTAACAGACACCCCAAAGTGCCTCACGATGCTTAA